One segment of Stomatobaculum sp. F0698 DNA contains the following:
- a CDS encoding DUF1819 family protein, with protein MERKPYSAGAVKFSFWFMEFRKTVQLLSEGKSFADIKKLNEEANIYGAPTKLRAQQIYSTVTARIKTVDESFYPIFLSSDLATQKLFVLTAALLHDTLFFDFVYEVVREKMILGSDELTEADIRIFFKNKQEQSEKVASFQDYTLRRLGTCYKTQLYEAGLLESNRANGTRKILKPILDIAFEHWLYDHDLGIMVKTLTGVR; from the coding sequence ATGGAAAGAAAACCGTATAGTGCCGGAGCAGTGAAATTTTCGTTCTGGTTCATGGAATTTCGGAAAACCGTGCAGCTTTTGAGCGAGGGTAAGAGCTTTGCAGACATTAAAAAGTTGAATGAAGAGGCAAACATCTATGGCGCACCGACAAAACTACGAGCGCAGCAGATTTATTCTACTGTAACAGCCCGTATCAAGACAGTAGATGAAAGCTTTTATCCAATCTTTTTGAGCAGTGATCTTGCCACACAGAAGTTATTTGTGCTGACTGCGGCTCTTTTGCATGACACGCTGTTCTTTGATTTTGTGTATGAAGTAGTGCGGGAAAAAATGATTCTTGGTTCCGATGAGCTGACGGAAGCGGATATTCGGATATTCTTCAAAAATAAGCAGGAACAGAGTGAGAAAGTGGCTTCTTTTCAAGATTATACGCTGCGCCGTCTCGGGACCTGCTATAAAACACAGCTTTATGAAGCAGGACTTTTAGAAAGCAACCGGGCAAACGGTACAAGAAAAATACTGAAGCCAATTCTTGATATTGCATTTGAACATTGGCTTTATGACCATGATCTTGGCATCATGGTAAAAACACTGACGGGGGTAAGATGA
- a CDS encoding DUF1788 domain-containing protein codes for MDKVNFSAGERECGLGHLSQRLDEMELAIHKPSFRKGTGRANEVNYWVFDYPPEKELEVRERVEYLKNKNDRGDDDFELVVFDLYDIIIDFLEKKNFMEKCYDFEKERGIERIVKAVTNSMKVNDDDSLIVQYIKEHTPENAVVFLTGIGKCYPILRSHKVLNNLHQAFVRCPVVMFFPGTYNEQELILFNEIKDDNYYRAFRLVK; via the coding sequence ATGGACAAGGTGAATTTCTCCGCAGGAGAAAGAGAGTGTGGCCTGGGCCATTTAAGCCAAAGATTGGATGAGATGGAGCTTGCAATCCATAAGCCGTCTTTCCGAAAAGGAACGGGCCGCGCAAATGAGGTCAACTATTGGGTGTTTGATTATCCACCGGAAAAGGAACTGGAAGTTCGGGAGCGCGTAGAGTATCTGAAAAATAAGAACGACCGGGGCGATGATGATTTTGAGCTTGTGGTCTTTGACCTGTATGATATCATCATTGATTTTTTGGAAAAGAAGAACTTCATGGAAAAGTGCTATGACTTTGAAAAAGAGCGAGGAATCGAGCGTATCGTCAAGGCAGTGACCAACTCCATGAAGGTGAATGATGATGACAGCCTGATTGTGCAATATATCAAAGAACATACACCAGAGAATGCAGTCGTGTTCCTGACCGGTATCGGCAAGTGCTATCCGATTTTGCGCTCCCACAAGGTGCTTAACAACTTGCATCAGGCGTTTGTGCGCTGCCCAGTCGTGATGTTCTTTCCGGGAACCTATAATGAGCAGGAGCTGATCCTGTTCAATGAGATTAAAGACGATAACTATTACCGGGCATTCCGACTGGTAAAGTAA
- the brxC gene encoding BREX system P-loop protein BrxC, with protein sequence MQIKDMFRKKIDREIQGVIIVGQGEETNVAQELEEYVVTRELQRHFADFFAAYKKGIQGTTPKMGVWISGFFGSGKSHFLKILSYLLQNKKVGDKHAIDYFIEDQKITNQMVLADMQLAANTPSDVILFNIDSKSDSNGKENKDAIVNVFLKVFNEMQGFCGSMPHLADLERRLSEEGRFEEFKKKFEEEYGNPWESSRQDFDFIQDSVVDVLSDMDFMSESAARNWCEKTTESYQISIEDFAKRVKSYIDKKGNNHHVVFLVDEIGQYIGDDSKLMLNLQTVTEELGKECMGKAWVIVTSQQDIDSITKVKGNDFSKIQGRFDTRLSLSSANVDAVIKKRILDKTETAAQSLHLLYDQNATIIKNLIVFNDGVEKKLYANAEDFAEVYPFVPYQFNLLASVLTSIRTHGASGKHLSEGERSMLALFKESAMQLMDDEMGAIVPFYRFYDALENFLDHSHSSVIIRAYDNSYINPEKKEKDVFAINVLKTLFLIKYVLEIEANVDNIVSLMITSIDDDRISLKAQVEDALKVLMRQMLIQKNGSIYVFLTDEEQEINNEIEKENVEMPEVITKIAEMIYEDIFSGKKYQYPSFGGRYAFSFNQTVDDRPYKANQNYDIGLRVLTPWYEGGTDDGTLRLLSGQGKEVLVVLPNDDAFLTEMRAYLKIERFLRKNTSVQLAKYETIKEAKRVEMRERNGNAKLYLTEALKEATIYVNGDVLHTSGKEVTSRINEAIGRLVQTVYHKLSYIDAAMGEADIRKMFKTSNQLSLALGDTEESNVHALDDVLQFVAGNSRMHMKTSMKTIKDRFMRAPYGFVEDDIHWLVARLFKCGDLSFTVNGESINLNNRSEEEIIGYITKKQFVDKLLTEVRVRVPENQKKAVRTVMKELFKVAPPADDEDTIMKNFQHYCENRITEIERLEPKYENYTYPGKELLEKGKKRLSVLVQIQAPLEFFKTVFDDQDELMNFGEDYEPIRDFFGSEQLTIFTRALDMLNIYEDSKTYIVDAELEDVVAKMRTVVRMPKPYKEIPKLPELREKFRNCYTRILEEQAEPVKDSINQDQNRVFEVLNTKPYKDAKYNRYLELFNEIMDGAEHCNNVSTLRSFADKAEALKLRLLNEMNAEDIRLAKEAAAKAEAERKRQEEEAKKSGETVKPAEKVAEPQPVYKVRTTKNVSIKTVAKTASWRLESKDDVDKYLAALRENLLKEMDEDTIVNIEL encoded by the coding sequence ATGCAGATCAAGGACATGTTCCGAAAGAAAATTGACCGTGAGATACAGGGCGTTATCATTGTCGGTCAGGGTGAAGAAACGAATGTGGCGCAGGAGCTGGAAGAGTATGTTGTGACCCGTGAGCTTCAGCGTCATTTTGCAGATTTCTTTGCAGCATATAAAAAAGGTATTCAGGGAACCACACCGAAAATGGGTGTCTGGATTTCCGGCTTCTTTGGAAGCGGTAAATCTCATTTTCTGAAAATTCTGTCCTATCTGCTTCAGAATAAAAAGGTCGGAGACAAACATGCCATCGACTACTTTATCGAAGATCAGAAGATTACCAATCAGATGGTGCTGGCAGATATGCAGCTGGCAGCAAACACCCCATCGGACGTAATTCTTTTCAACATTGATTCCAAAAGCGATTCGAATGGCAAGGAAAACAAGGATGCCATTGTGAACGTTTTCCTGAAGGTTTTCAATGAGATGCAGGGCTTCTGTGGTTCTATGCCGCACCTTGCCGACCTGGAGCGCAGACTTTCCGAGGAAGGTCGTTTTGAGGAGTTTAAGAAAAAGTTTGAAGAAGAGTATGGTAATCCGTGGGAAAGCTCTCGTCAGGACTTTGATTTCATTCAGGATTCCGTTGTAGATGTTCTTTCTGACATGGATTTTATGAGTGAATCGGCTGCCCGTAACTGGTGCGAAAAAACAACCGAGAGCTACCAGATCAGCATTGAGGATTTTGCCAAGCGTGTAAAGTCCTATATTGATAAAAAAGGTAACAATCACCATGTCGTTTTTCTGGTGGATGAGATTGGTCAGTACATTGGTGATGATTCCAAGCTGATGCTGAACCTTCAGACCGTGACGGAAGAACTGGGTAAGGAGTGCATGGGTAAGGCTTGGGTAATCGTAACGAGCCAGCAGGATATTGACTCCATTACAAAGGTGAAGGGTAACGACTTCTCCAAGATTCAGGGACGTTTCGATACACGCCTTTCTCTATCCTCTGCCAATGTGGACGCTGTTATCAAAAAGCGTATTCTGGATAAAACTGAGACCGCAGCACAGAGCCTGCATCTGCTCTATGACCAGAACGCTACCATCATCAAAAATCTGATTGTCTTCAACGACGGTGTGGAGAAAAAACTGTACGCCAACGCGGAAGATTTTGCAGAGGTTTATCCTTTTGTCCCATATCAGTTTAATCTGTTGGCAAGTGTGCTGACCAGCATCCGTACCCACGGTGCATCCGGTAAACACCTGTCCGAAGGTGAACGCTCCATGCTGGCCCTGTTCAAAGAATCTGCCATGCAGCTGATGGATGATGAGATGGGAGCCATCGTGCCGTTCTATCGGTTTTATGATGCTTTGGAAAACTTCCTCGACCACAGCCACAGCAGTGTGATTATCCGCGCATATGATAACAGTTACATTAACCCGGAAAAGAAGGAAAAAGATGTCTTTGCTATCAATGTGCTAAAGACACTTTTCCTGATTAAATATGTTCTGGAGATCGAAGCCAACGTGGACAACATCGTCAGTCTGATGATTACCAGCATTGACGATGATCGTATTTCTCTGAAAGCACAGGTGGAGGATGCACTGAAAGTGCTGATGCGCCAGATGCTGATCCAAAAGAATGGCTCCATCTATGTGTTCCTGACCGATGAGGAACAGGAAATCAATAACGAAATCGAAAAAGAAAATGTGGAGATGCCGGAGGTCATCACGAAGATCGCGGAGATGATCTATGAGGACATTTTCTCCGGCAAGAAGTATCAGTACCCAAGCTTTGGGGGGCGCTATGCATTCTCTTTCAATCAGACAGTGGATGACCGTCCTTATAAGGCAAACCAGAATTACGATATCGGCCTCCGTGTGCTGACCCCGTGGTATGAGGGTGGCACCGATGATGGTACGCTGCGCTTGCTCTCCGGCCAGGGCAAGGAAGTTCTTGTGGTTCTGCCGAATGATGATGCGTTCCTGACGGAAATGCGGGCATACTTGAAAATTGAGCGATTCCTGCGCAAGAATACTTCTGTGCAGCTTGCCAAGTATGAGACCATTAAGGAAGCTAAGCGTGTGGAGATGCGGGAACGCAACGGTAATGCGAAGCTTTATCTGACGGAAGCTCTGAAAGAGGCTACCATCTATGTCAATGGCGATGTGCTGCACACCTCCGGCAAGGAAGTGACCAGCCGCATCAATGAGGCTATCGGCAGACTGGTGCAGACGGTTTACCACAAGCTGTCCTATATTGACGCAGCGATGGGCGAAGCAGACATCCGGAAGATGTTCAAGACCAGCAATCAGCTGTCATTGGCACTGGGAGATACCGAAGAATCCAATGTCCATGCACTGGATGATGTACTGCAATTCGTGGCAGGCAATTCCCGGATGCACATGAAAACTTCTATGAAAACCATCAAGGATCGCTTTATGAGAGCACCCTATGGCTTTGTGGAAGATGACATCCATTGGCTGGTGGCACGTCTCTTTAAGTGTGGAGATCTGTCCTTTACGGTCAATGGTGAGAGCATCAATCTGAACAACCGTTCCGAAGAGGAAATCATCGGCTATATCACGAAGAAGCAGTTCGTGGATAAACTGCTGACGGAAGTGCGCGTGCGGGTACCGGAAAACCAGAAAAAGGCCGTCCGCACCGTGATGAAAGAGCTGTTTAAGGTGGCTCCGCCTGCCGATGACGAAGATACCATCATGAAGAACTTCCAGCATTACTGCGAGAATCGAATCACTGAGATTGAGCGGCTGGAACCGAAATATGAGAATTACACCTATCCCGGAAAAGAACTTCTGGAAAAGGGCAAGAAGCGGCTTTCCGTATTGGTACAGATTCAGGCACCGCTTGAATTCTTTAAGACCGTATTTGACGATCAGGACGAGCTGATGAATTTTGGCGAGGACTATGAGCCTATCCGTGATTTCTTCGGCAGTGAGCAGCTGACCATCTTCACTCGTGCGCTGGATATGCTGAATATCTACGAGGACAGCAAGACCTACATCGTGGATGCAGAACTGGAAGACGTGGTGGCCAAGATGCGCACCGTTGTCCGGATGCCGAAGCCCTACAAGGAGATTCCGAAGCTGCCAGAGCTGCGCGAGAAGTTTAGGAACTGCTATACGCGCATTCTGGAAGAGCAGGCAGAGCCGGTCAAAGATTCCATCAATCAGGATCAGAACCGTGTCTTTGAAGTGCTGAACACCAAGCCCTATAAGGATGCGAAGTACAACCGTTATCTGGAACTCTTTAATGAGATCATGGACGGTGCGGAGCACTGCAACAATGTTTCCACTCTGCGAAGTTTCGCAGATAAGGCGGAGGCACTGAAGCTGCGCCTGCTCAACGAGATGAACGCAGAGGACATTCGCCTTGCGAAGGAGGCAGCGGCAAAGGCCGAGGCAGAGCGCAAGCGTCAGGAAGAAGAGGCAAAAAAAAGCGGCGAGACCGTGAAACCGGCAGAAAAGGTGGCAGAACCGCAGCCGGTATATAAGGTGCGCACCACGAAGAATGTTTCCATCAAGACGGTTGCTAAGACTGCATCGTGGCGGCTGGAGAGCAAGGATGATGTTGATAAATACCTTGCTGCATTGCGTGAAAACCTGCTGAAAGAGATGGACGAAGATACAATCGTCAACATTGAACTATAA